Proteins encoded in a region of the Paenibacillus pedocola genome:
- a CDS encoding glycoside hydrolase family 88/105 protein, with protein sequence MSETKLMLDPILERLFAYMTADRHSGNWGMDIGHWDWVPGVGIISILDYGQAAGRDKAVDYVLEWVERNKQQAEGIRVINSMAPYAVFPGLYRRTQNSWFLEKAGEIAGWMLETAPRTREGALEHTVTEAAKFPEQVWADTVYMAVLFLARQAGLTGDRRIAEATLEQTLLHLRLLQDEQTGLLFHGWNSLQGNHMSAVRWARANAWITLAVPQIVAEIKELTEIPSELYSRYDRLAAGLRSCQAEDGLWHTVLDRPEYYKETSGSAGIACGFIRGVQSGMLDPSHLASAEQALGAILPLITDDGEVKGVSAGTPVMPSAEAYNEIAVYPALYGQGLVMQLLAQTLSLSLNGQPKVNTVRKAGDKRE encoded by the coding sequence ATGTCCGAGACTAAGCTTATGCTGGATCCTATATTGGAGCGGTTATTTGCGTATATGACCGCTGATCGGCACAGCGGCAACTGGGGAATGGACATCGGCCACTGGGACTGGGTGCCGGGGGTTGGGATCATTTCCATCCTGGATTACGGCCAGGCTGCGGGCCGGGACAAGGCCGTCGATTATGTGCTGGAGTGGGTAGAGCGGAATAAGCAGCAGGCCGAAGGCATCAGGGTGATTAATTCCATGGCTCCTTATGCGGTTTTTCCCGGGCTGTACCGGCGGACACAGAATAGCTGGTTTCTGGAGAAAGCCGGTGAAATTGCCGGCTGGATGCTGGAGACGGCGCCGAGAACCCGGGAGGGGGCGCTGGAGCATACCGTCACCGAAGCGGCCAAGTTCCCGGAGCAGGTGTGGGCCGATACGGTCTACATGGCCGTGCTGTTCCTGGCGCGGCAGGCCGGGCTGACCGGAGATCGCAGAATCGCGGAGGCTACGCTGGAGCAGACGCTGCTGCACCTGCGGCTGCTCCAGGATGAGCAGACAGGGCTGCTGTTCCACGGCTGGAACTCCCTGCAGGGGAACCATATGTCGGCTGTCCGCTGGGCGCGGGCCAACGCCTGGATTACGCTTGCCGTTCCGCAGATTGTGGCAGAGATTAAGGAGCTGACCGAGATCCCCTCCGAGCTGTACAGCCGGTATGACAGGCTTGCCGCTGGCCTGCGGTCCTGCCAGGCGGAGGACGGATTATGGCATACCGTCCTGGACAGGCCGGAATATTATAAGGAAACTTCGGGCAGTGCCGGCATCGCCTGCGGATTCATCCGGGGTGTACAGAGCGGCATGCTGGACCCCTCTCATCTGGCCAGCGCGGAGCAGGCTCTCGGTGCTATTCTTCCGCTCATCACGGATGACGGAGAAGTGAAGGGGGTATCGGCCGGAACCCCGGTGATGCCTTCGGCTGAGGCCTATAATGAAATTGCGGTCTATCCGGCACTGTACGGGCAGGGGCTGGTAATGCAGTTGCTGGCGCAGACGCTGAGCCTGAGTCTAAACGGACAACCGAAGGTTAACACGGTCAGAAAGGCAGGAGATAAGCGTGAATAA